In the Brevundimonas sp. MF30-B genome, CGTGGTCTGGTTGGTCTGGATCGCGGCCTTCAGACTGTCGAACGCCAGGCCGGGCATCAATAGATGAGCCAGCCAGCTGGTCAGCTCCAGTCCGAAGACCGAGGCCAGCTGACTCAGGAAGAACTGGGCGACGCCGACGATCAGCGGCAGGAACAGCGCCGCCAGCAGCGACCGCGTGAACACCGCGGCCAAGAGCGCCAGCATCAGAAACTGCATCACCCGCACCATGCCGGAGACAAACAGCAGCGCGAAATCACCCGCCTGCGAGCCGCTGAGGCTGAAGGCGAAGCTGCGCTGATACATGAGGCCTCGGATCGCTTCGGCGCACATTGCGCTGGCCAGGTAGGCAAGGAGGGCGGCGAGGACGAGCATCTTCACCACGCCGACCTTGCCGATGATCGTATTGGCGCGGCTGTTGCGGGCCAAGGTCAGGCGAGCCGTCTCCCAGCGATAGTCACCGGCGAAAATGACCGCCGAGCCGATCAGCACGAAGGCCAGGACTGCGGGATTGGCCAGGCTTGCAGCCTGGCTGACCAGCGCCGCGCCCATGTCCAGGACGCCGCCCGTTCCAGTCAGTTCGGGCGGCAGTTGGACGTCCTTCAGCTCGCTCGTCCGCTGCTGGATCATGAAGTAGCCGAAAACGGTCAGGGCGAGGCCGGCCAAAGGGGCGAACAACACGCTCCAGAACATGGCCGAGCGATTGCGCCATAGGCGATAGCCCTCGGAACGAATGGCGTCAGACAGCATCACGGTCTCCCGTCTCGGCCATGAAGACGCTTTCCAGGTCGCCGCCAACCCAGCGCGCTTCGTCGATGTCGACACCCTTTTGGATCAGGGCTCGCAGCAGTGCGGGGGCCTCGGCGCGCGGCAGGGTGGCCAGAACGGCGTCGCCCTCGATCGTCCCGCGCTCTCCCAGCACGCCCATCATGGTCGCCAGCGGCGTGCCGGACAGGCGCAGGCGTTCGCCCGCGCCGGCCATCAGCTCGCTGACCTTGCCCTCGGCGGCCAGGCGGCCCTTGTTGAAGATGGCGACGCGGTCGCAGACACGCTGGACCTCGAGCAACTGGTGGCTGGCGAGGATGACGGTGACGCCGTCGTTGTCGGCCAGAGAGCGGATCAGGGCGCGCATCTCCTGGATGCCGGGCGGGTCCATGCCCGAGGTCGGTTCATCCAGGATGACGAGGTCAGGCCGCGTCATCAGGGCGGCGGCGACGCCCAGCCGCTGCAGCATGCCGACGGAGAAGCCCCGCACCTTGCGGTTCGCCGCCGCCGACAGGCCGACCCGGTCCAGCCAGGCGTCGATCTGCACCGATCGCGCCTCGCCATGGGCCAGGGACAGCCACATAAGAACCTGGCGCGCGGTCATGTAGGGCGGGAAGCGGGGCGTCTCGATCATGGAGCCGACGCGGCGCATGGCGGTCGGGTCGCCCGGGCGGCCGCCCAGTATCTCCACCTCGCCCTGTGTCGGCCGGATCAGGCCCAGAAGGATGCGAAACAGGGTTGATTTGCCCGCGCCATTGGGTCCCAGCACGCCATAGACGCCGCCGCGCGGCACGATCAGGTCCAGACCATCAAGGGCGCGGACCGCGCCATAGGTCTTGGTCAGGCGCCGGGTCTGGATGACGGTGTTCATGAAGGCGAGCCTGCCCGGCGCAACGCCGCTCGACAAGCCGTGTCAGACGCCGAGTCGATTAAGCTTCCGCAATGTTCTGACCGCCGAAGTCCCCGCCGCTCGCTCGGGCTAGGCGAACCGCGACATCGTCTCGAACGCGGCGGCGGCCTGGGCGTACTCGCGGCGCAGGCGGGCGATCAGATCTGCGGTCGAGGGGATGTCGTGCACGGCGCCCGCGCCCTG is a window encoding:
- a CDS encoding ABC transporter permease subunit, coding for MLSDAIRSEGYRLWRNRSAMFWSVLFAPLAGLALTVFGYFMIQQRTSELKDVQLPPELTGTGGVLDMGAALVSQAASLANPAVLAFVLIGSAVIFAGDYRWETARLTLARNSRANTIIGKVGVVKMLVLAALLAYLASAMCAEAIRGLMYQRSFAFSLSGSQAGDFALLFVSGMVRVMQFLMLALLAAVFTRSLLAALFLPLIVGVAQFFLSQLASVFGLELTSWLAHLLMPGLAFDSLKAAIQTNQTTMLAKAIVSLAGWTFIPFFAALVWFQRQDLSKE
- a CDS encoding ABC transporter ATP-binding protein; this encodes MNTVIQTRRLTKTYGAVRALDGLDLIVPRGGVYGVLGPNGAGKSTLFRILLGLIRPTQGEVEILGGRPGDPTAMRRVGSMIETPRFPPYMTARQVLMWLSLAHGEARSVQIDAWLDRVGLSAAANRKVRGFSVGMLQRLGVAAALMTRPDLVILDEPTSGMDPPGIQEMRALIRSLADNDGVTVILASHQLLEVQRVCDRVAIFNKGRLAAEGKVSELMAGAGERLRLSGTPLATMMGVLGERGTIEGDAVLATLPRAEAPALLRALIQKGVDIDEARWVGGDLESVFMAETGDRDAV